A window from Oncorhynchus keta strain PuntledgeMale-10-30-2019 unplaced genomic scaffold, Oket_V2 Un_contig_26212_pilon_pilon, whole genome shotgun sequence encodes these proteins:
- the LOC127922556 gene encoding GATA-type zinc finger protein 1-like — protein MLTSRPRRAEPNMTLDFNSNICFTFDPKEDMPPAPNSSYNMLLILNSEAGSVNVNEKSVQDGSIAGVKAELNESSMEEDTDTVQDTSIITDSPLDLTQRCKDLEDDMDTIPAAPSLPLRLSPCGGPPRPPGSSSVPSRSVDVGDPDFQGVTFRMQTELDDSREQCRLLITSKKYSEELSSGPTRRSLRAGRSRSSQSSMRTSSSEESDPSSKNKICASCCTMKTPLWRDAEDGTPLCNACGIRYKKYKVRCLQCWHIPRKEGNSNSRCFKCGNLSRLATSHRKHSAL, from the exons ATGCTTACATCCAGGCCCAGAAGAGCTGAACCTAACATGACCCTGGACTTCAACTCAAACATATGTTTTACCTTTGACCCCAAGGAAGACATGCCACCAGCCCCAAACTCCTCTTATAATATGTTGCTCATATTGAACAGTGAAGCAGGGTCTGTGAATGTGAACGAAAAGTCAGTACAAGATGGCAGTATTGCAGGCGTCAAAGCAGAGCTCAACGAAAGCTCCATGGAAgaggacacagacacagtacaagATACCAGTATTATTACAGACTCTCCGTTGGACCTCACCCAAAGGTGCAAGGACTTGGAGGACGACATGGACACTATCCCCGCAGCCcccagtctccctctccgtctATCCCCATGTGGAGGTCCACCAAGGCCCCCAGGAAGCAGCTCCGTCCCCAGCCGGAGTGTGGATGTTGGAGACCCAGACTTCCAGGGAGTGACGTTCCGGATGCAGACGGAGCTGGACGACAGCAGGGAGCAGTGTCGCCTTCTCATCACCTCCAAGAAGTACAG TGAAGAGCTCTCTAGTGGTCCGACCAGGAGGTCACTGAGAGCAGGCAGGTCCCGTTCATCCCAGAGTTCCATGAGGACCAGCAGCTCTGAAGAGAGTGACCCCTCCTCCA AGAATAAGATCTGTGCCTCTTGCTGCACCATGAAGACTCCTCTGTGGCGAGATGCTGAGGATGGTACCCCGCTGTGTAACGCCTGTGGAATAAG GTATAAGAAGTACAAGGTACGCTGTCTGCAGTGTTGGCACATCCCTAGGAAGGAGGGCAACTCCAACTCGCGCTGCTTCAAATGTGGAAACTTATCACGGCTGGCTACGTCCCACCGCAAGCACTCTGCCTTGTAG
- the LOC127922548 gene encoding ferredoxin-2, mitochondrial-like yields the protein MAVTAGVRSSVGLTLRLSRVIPDCSTCPFNRLNSYLNGIARSSNVDRFRTLNRHLQTSKGLYQSEAGASAEDPQEEVVNVVYIDRSGQRIPVKAKVGDNAMYLAHRHNIELEGEC from the exons ATGGCGGTCACCGCTGGAGTTCGGTCGAGCGTGGGGCTGACTTTGAGACTTTCTAGAGTTATACCAGATTGTAGCACATGTCCTTTCAACAGGTTGAATAGTTATTTGAATGGTATAGCTCGTTCGTCGAATGTTGATCGTTTTCGGACGTTGAACCGACACTTGCAGACATCCAAAG GTCTGTACCAAAGTGAGGCGGGTGCAAGTGCAGAAGACCCCCAAGAAGAGGTG GTGAATGTGGTGTACATAGATAGATCAGGACAGAGGATTCCAGTGAAGGCCAAAGTGGGAGACAATGCAATGTACCTGGCCCATAGGCACAACATTGAACTGGAAGGTGAGTGCTAA